Proteins encoded in a region of the Halioglobus maricola genome:
- a CDS encoding FHA domain-containing protein, whose product MEESGKSSGSFFSELRRRKVIRTCLLYVLVCWGVLQVFDIVVPALGYDADLVSRYFIYAAVLGFPVTFALAWFFQFTTGGIVRTQSFVERRVLDNVSPVNDRRRSGVSNFLRKGEEEEEHEWIVSAETGPLSGMSYPVHGEMVLGRALDCDLAVVTPHVSRQHAKLEQAEDGLFIEDLGSSNGTVVNGKRASGRTRLRHDDELRFHDIIFRVTENLTRGHSERQASSQTTFIQAPGVGD is encoded by the coding sequence ATGGAAGAGAGCGGCAAGTCTTCGGGTTCATTCTTCAGCGAGTTGCGCAGGCGGAAGGTTATTCGCACCTGCCTGCTCTATGTTCTGGTTTGCTGGGGTGTGCTTCAGGTGTTCGACATTGTTGTGCCCGCCCTGGGTTACGACGCAGATCTGGTGTCCCGTTATTTCATCTACGCAGCCGTGCTCGGTTTTCCGGTGACGTTTGCGCTCGCCTGGTTTTTCCAGTTCACCACTGGCGGCATCGTGCGCACCCAGTCCTTTGTTGAGCGACGCGTTCTCGATAATGTCTCTCCGGTGAATGATCGCCGACGTTCGGGTGTGTCCAATTTCTTGCGCAAAGGCGAGGAAGAGGAAGAGCATGAGTGGATAGTGTCAGCGGAGACCGGCCCACTAAGTGGCATGAGTTATCCGGTACATGGAGAGATGGTGCTGGGACGCGCCTTGGATTGCGACCTCGCCGTTGTTACTCCCCATGTCTCGCGTCAACATGCCAAGTTGGAGCAGGCAGAGGATGGCCTGTTCATAGAGGACCTCGGCTCGTCCAACGGCACCGTCGTGAACGGCAAGCGCGCGTCAGGCCGAACCAGGCTGCGCCACGATGACGAATTGCGTTTTCACGATATTATTTTCAGGGTAACTGAGAACCTGACTCGCGGTCATAGTGAGCGCCAGGCATCCAGCCAGACGACCTTTATCCAGGCGCCCGGGGTCGGCGACTAG
- a CDS encoding TetR/AcrR family transcriptional regulator — protein sequence MNDPGLQFKSPDQTDPMVDRILDAAEHCIGRYGIRRTSMGEVARIGKLSRGSIYHHFGDKDALVQAVLQRRQQTFLNETEAELEKQETLVDKVLLSVTRGRASAARGLIANLAEIEPETVAMMYLSPGFYARSVSFWPSHVELARSRGEIAASVDVEMATDFLMRLAVSLVMFPHMGMKLDDPQHLKAYVEQAVYHGLG from the coding sequence GTGAATGACCCAGGCCTGCAGTTCAAATCGCCAGACCAGACAGACCCGATGGTGGACCGCATCCTTGATGCCGCGGAGCATTGTATTGGCCGCTATGGGATTCGGCGCACCTCGATGGGGGAGGTTGCACGGATCGGCAAGTTATCTCGCGGCTCGATCTATCATCACTTTGGCGATAAAGATGCCTTGGTGCAGGCTGTTCTGCAGCGGCGGCAGCAGACCTTCCTGAATGAAACTGAGGCTGAGTTGGAAAAGCAGGAGACGCTCGTCGATAAAGTTCTGCTCTCGGTAACCCGGGGCAGAGCTTCTGCTGCCCGGGGGCTGATCGCCAACCTTGCAGAGATCGAGCCGGAAACCGTTGCCATGATGTATCTCAGCCCAGGTTTTTACGCTCGCAGTGTTTCTTTCTGGCCGTCCCATGTTGAACTGGCGCGTTCTCGCGGTGAAATCGCCGCCAGCGTCGATGTGGAGATGGCAACAGACTTTCTCATGCGGCTCGCGGTTTCACTGGTGATGTTTCCGCATATGGGGATGAAACTGGACGATCCACAGCACTTGAAGGCCTATGTCGAGCAGGCGGTGTATCACGGCCTGGGGTAA
- a CDS encoding coniferyl aldehyde dehydrogenase, producing MNAPTIVQDAAAELQLILDNQRQAFRAEGPVSLETRIDRIDRCIALLVDHKQAICDAVDKDFGCRSPYTTQMMDIMNSVGSLKFVKKNLKKWMKPEKRTPFMPMNFLGARAYVKYQPKGVVGIMTPWNVPVNMIFSPLADVLGAGNRAMIKPSEFTPHTSALMGKLFAQYFEETEVAVVTGGPEVGAAFSSLKLDHIIFTGASSIGRLVGKAAADNMVPVTLELGGKSPVVISPSADINKAAETLITGKAMNGGQLCVSPDYCFVPQSKLEAFIKRCRDVIAEQFPTVQGNPDFVACINERHYERVKGYIDEAAERGTRIVPLCPKGEEVSSPEEHKLALHLIVDPADDLACMQDEIFGAVLNVKTYDDLDPVLHFINEREHPLALYYFGEDKAEEERVINETISGGVSVNQIAMHVGCDDLPFGGIGHSGSGNYRGFDGFRTFSHGRGVYREGWVNMAKLAGTLPPFGQKLDKMLDSQIKK from the coding sequence GTGAATGCACCCACCATCGTACAAGACGCCGCCGCAGAACTGCAGCTGATACTCGACAACCAGCGCCAGGCCTTCAGAGCAGAGGGGCCGGTCAGCCTGGAGACTCGCATTGACCGCATCGATCGCTGTATCGCCCTGCTGGTCGACCACAAACAAGCAATCTGCGACGCAGTGGACAAGGACTTTGGCTGCCGCTCACCCTATACCACCCAGATGATGGACATCATGAACTCGGTTGGCAGTCTCAAGTTCGTGAAGAAAAATCTCAAAAAGTGGATGAAGCCGGAAAAGCGCACGCCGTTCATGCCGATGAACTTTCTCGGGGCCAGGGCCTATGTAAAGTATCAGCCCAAAGGCGTGGTAGGCATCATGACGCCATGGAATGTGCCAGTGAACATGATTTTCAGCCCTCTGGCTGACGTGCTGGGCGCGGGTAATCGAGCCATGATCAAGCCCTCGGAATTTACCCCTCATACGTCTGCACTCATGGGCAAACTATTCGCCCAGTATTTCGAGGAAACCGAAGTCGCGGTCGTCACCGGCGGACCCGAGGTGGGTGCAGCGTTCAGCTCATTGAAGCTGGATCACATCATTTTCACCGGCGCCTCCTCCATCGGCCGCCTGGTCGGTAAAGCGGCCGCGGACAATATGGTACCGGTCACTCTGGAACTGGGCGGGAAGTCACCGGTGGTGATTTCGCCATCAGCCGACATCAACAAAGCAGCCGAGACCTTAATCACGGGCAAGGCCATGAACGGCGGTCAGCTCTGCGTGAGCCCTGACTACTGCTTTGTGCCACAGTCGAAACTGGAAGCGTTCATCAAACGCTGCAGGGATGTTATTGCCGAACAGTTCCCCACTGTGCAGGGCAATCCAGACTTTGTCGCCTGCATCAACGAGCGGCACTACGAGCGCGTGAAAGGCTATATCGACGAAGCGGCTGAGCGGGGCACCCGAATCGTTCCGCTGTGCCCCAAGGGTGAAGAAGTATCCTCGCCCGAAGAGCACAAGCTCGCCCTGCATCTTATTGTCGATCCGGCGGATGACCTCGCCTGCATGCAGGACGAAATTTTCGGCGCCGTGCTGAACGTCAAGACCTATGACGATCTCGACCCGGTGCTTCATTTCATCAATGAGCGCGAGCACCCCCTGGCCCTCTACTACTTCGGCGAGGACAAGGCCGAGGAAGAGCGGGTCATCAATGAGACAATTTCCGGTGGCGTTTCGGTCAATCAGATTGCCATGCACGTCGGCTGTGACGACCTCCCCTTCGGCGGAATAGGCCATTCAGGCAGCGGGAACTACCGAGGCTTCGACGGATTCCGCACCTTTAGCCACGGCCGCGGTGTGTATCGCGAAGGCTGGGTGAACATGGCTAAACTTGCGGGCACCCTGCCCCCGTTCGGGCAAAAGCTTGATAAGATGCTGGACTCGCAAATCAAGAAGTAA
- a CDS encoding PP2C family protein-serine/threonine phosphatase, translated as MYLVADGVGGHADGEVAAAIVRDTLQRDVGEGLPLIEAIHRSHRAVLDEIDRRTDSNMGSTVVAARIGSDEYDIAWVGDSRAYFYDGELKQVSRDHNPVSEMVARGAITPEQAASHPERNVLSQSLGVSEAINVAPGRIRGDFGPGDQLILCSDGLTDEISDTQIAQIMGREATPEAQVKGLIEAALNAGGRDNVTVVVIGAKGEQAGGSKKGASTLGGSPAVYADAKDSGGHDNKVLMLLGLMAAIAIAWVAIKIF; from the coding sequence CTGTATCTCGTCGCCGATGGTGTGGGTGGACATGCAGATGGCGAAGTAGCAGCCGCGATTGTACGCGATACTCTGCAGCGCGATGTCGGAGAAGGCCTCCCCCTGATTGAAGCCATTCATCGGTCGCACAGAGCCGTACTCGATGAGATAGATCGCCGCACCGACAGCAATATGGGCTCTACCGTTGTCGCCGCGCGTATTGGCAGCGATGAATATGACATTGCCTGGGTCGGCGACAGCCGGGCCTACTTCTACGATGGCGAGCTGAAACAAGTCTCCCGCGACCACAACCCTGTCAGTGAAATGGTGGCGCGCGGCGCCATCACCCCAGAGCAGGCGGCATCCCACCCGGAGCGCAATGTACTCTCCCAGTCACTGGGCGTTTCAGAGGCCATCAATGTTGCGCCCGGACGTATTCGCGGCGACTTTGGGCCTGGCGACCAGTTAATTCTGTGCAGTGACGGTCTCACCGACGAAATCAGCGATACCCAGATCGCCCAGATAATGGGCCGTGAGGCGACACCTGAGGCACAAGTCAAAGGGCTGATTGAAGCTGCTCTCAACGCCGGCGGCAGAGACAATGTCACGGTAGTGGTCATCGGGGCCAAAGGCGAACAGGCTGGAGGCAGCAAGAAGGGCGCCAGCACTCTGGGTGGCTCACCGGCCGTCTACGCTGACGCCAAAGATAGCGGCGGTCACGATAACAAAGTACTTATGCTGCTGGGATTGATGGCTGCAATCGCGATTGCCTGGGTGGCAATAAAAATCTTCTGA
- a CDS encoding TerB family tellurite resistance protein, giving the protein MATQAKTYGLELSGNVLSIVANSENGFFDPRFLVAALLDHVAHGDGSVSEVESETMLALVSDHFSLDETATRSRLAHALNLYAGSMDLAEVGRVLREILTPAEREEVMLMMLRVVAADGRQGADELRAIDEVVACLELTEEERHAAFQRYFASSEQ; this is encoded by the coding sequence ATGGCGACCCAGGCAAAGACTTACGGCCTTGAGCTTAGCGGCAATGTTTTGTCGATTGTGGCTAACAGCGAGAATGGTTTTTTTGACCCGCGCTTTCTGGTGGCAGCGCTTCTGGACCATGTGGCTCACGGTGACGGCAGTGTCAGTGAAGTCGAGTCGGAAACCATGTTGGCCCTTGTCTCCGATCACTTCTCCCTTGACGAAACAGCGACGCGATCGCGGCTCGCCCATGCCCTGAATCTCTATGCGGGAAGCATGGACCTGGCCGAGGTGGGGCGGGTGCTGCGCGAAATTCTGACGCCTGCCGAGCGAGAAGAGGTGATGCTCATGATGCTCAGGGTTGTGGCGGCAGACGGCCGGCAGGGCGCGGACGAGCTCAGGGCGATCGACGAGGTGGTGGCCTGTCTGGAACTCACTGAAGAGGAGCGTCATGCTGCTTTTCAGCGTTACTTCGCTTCCAGTGAACAGTGA
- a CDS encoding TetR/AcrR family transcriptional regulator translates to MTQAEEALTSRQRQRQQTRSHILAAAADAFARAGFEAASLADIAASADVKKALVQYHFSTKEQLWRETALHIWQLRNDAIATRMASCGDSELPRKMREGFTALLEFTREKPQWLWFMFHEAAAQGERQRWLIEHCLAEDYRLGEIFVVEFQKQGLIRAGSPLHLLHLISGALTYNLLVAPSTRLTTGVDLASPAAIAEQVDLLLELLRP, encoded by the coding sequence ATGACTCAGGCTGAGGAGGCGCTTACCAGCAGACAGCGCCAGCGCCAACAGACCCGCTCTCACATACTCGCCGCCGCTGCAGATGCGTTCGCTCGCGCTGGCTTTGAAGCCGCATCTCTGGCGGATATCGCGGCGAGCGCGGACGTCAAAAAAGCACTGGTACAGTATCATTTTTCTACCAAGGAACAGCTGTGGCGGGAGACAGCACTGCACATCTGGCAGCTGCGTAACGATGCCATAGCCACCCGCATGGCGTCGTGTGGAGATAGCGAACTGCCCAGAAAAATGCGTGAGGGCTTTACCGCGCTGCTGGAATTCACCCGGGAAAAACCCCAATGGCTGTGGTTCATGTTTCACGAAGCTGCTGCTCAGGGAGAACGCCAGCGTTGGCTGATCGAACACTGCCTGGCGGAAGACTACCGGCTCGGAGAGATTTTCGTAGTGGAATTTCAAAAACAGGGGCTGATTCGCGCCGGTTCGCCACTGCACTTATTACACCTCATCTCGGGCGCGCTTACCTACAATCTATTGGTGGCCCCCTCTACCCGCCTCACCACCGGCGTCGATCTTGCAAGCCCCGCGGCTATTGCCGAGCAGGTTGACCTGCTCCTGGAGCTACTGCGCCCCTGA
- the queD gene encoding 6-carboxytetrahydropterin synthase QueD, producing the protein MEIYKEFHFEAAHLLPNVPEGHKCARLHGHSFHVRLSVTGPVGETSGWIMDFGDLKAAFKPILEQLDHYYLNDIDGLENPTSENIARWIWQQLKPALPQLCAVQIRETCTSGCIYRGE; encoded by the coding sequence ATGGAAATCTACAAGGAATTTCACTTCGAAGCAGCACACCTCCTGCCTAACGTCCCGGAAGGTCACAAGTGCGCCCGCCTCCACGGTCACTCATTCCACGTGCGCCTGTCGGTGACAGGACCGGTCGGTGAAACCTCCGGCTGGATTATGGACTTCGGTGATCTCAAAGCGGCATTCAAACCGATACTTGAGCAGCTTGACCACTACTACCTGAATGACATTGATGGCCTGGAAAACCCTACCAGCGAAAACATCGCCCGCTGGATCTGGCAGCAACTCAAGCCCGCCCTACCCCAATTGTGCGCCGTGCAAATCCGCGAGACCTGCACCAGCGGCTGCATCTACCGCGGCGAGTGA
- a CDS encoding DUF3301 domain-containing protein, with translation MYLSLGEILTLFIVGTVCLYLFSSTRVREIALQHVARAGQRDDFQLLDQSVHVQRVSLSRDTDGRWRIWRQYRFDYSYDGVQRRQGHVIMLGRKLQSVVVSEQPRVLH, from the coding sequence ATGTATCTTTCGCTCGGCGAAATTCTCACGCTCTTCATCGTGGGAACAGTCTGCCTCTATTTATTTTCCTCGACTCGAGTGCGCGAAATTGCCCTGCAGCATGTCGCCCGCGCCGGTCAGCGAGACGATTTTCAGCTGCTTGATCAATCGGTTCATGTGCAGCGTGTATCACTCAGTCGCGACACGGATGGCCGCTGGCGAATCTGGCGTCAATACCGGTTTGACTACAGCTACGATGGTGTTCAGCGCCGCCAGGGGCATGTGATTATGCTGGGCCGGAAGCTTCAGTCTGTCGTGGTGAGCGAACAGCCGCGAGTGCTGCACTGA
- a CDS encoding serine/threonine-protein kinase: MADFELPGYEIYERLGRGGMASVYRALHLNLDREVAIKVMDPSMNADESFSERFIREARISARLTHPHILQIYDVNTFEGLNYIAMELLPGGELADFIHGEIQQQRIYEIVQQMTDALDYAAGRGYVHRDIKPSNIMLRSEHDFVLADFGIARAANSGTQMTQTGLMVGTPSYMSPEQAKGHEVDGRSDLYALAVLIYEMLTKTLPYESESAVTTAVKHLTEDIPTLPENLAAYQDFINKGLAKAADDRFQTGRELYDFMMEASSGFAPDDVLTEAAEPRKPSPSSAPADENDKTSLAGFEATRLSQSSGPAVSAPGSQSRPYRLENSLQRERMVSGTYAEGGSTKKSGGGALKWLVAVLVTVGLGAGGYFWLQEQQGGSVKDRRNATAELATAYSAMNANDLQGAASAFFKVLSQDRNNAAASAGMAQVEELYTEQLEAALSAGDIDLSKKLLDSFTGYFANNLNLERYTAEVALLEEEQNLAAEQAAFATAQAETAAIEERWAPFTEEQKQTFLTSIVAAKAALESGELELAASSLAEAASIDEEAPELTPLLGQLEVAQDEVAAETAALAAAQQQQVDELLQQAEAAAAEGDFEAARAAVSSSLALLPESASAQEMRDSLGSLESSWNEKIAAEERAAKAEQDRAQRQREEQERQQQAIAGAEATAAKGMRALESGTLDVAQAAYDEVSVQFGEVAAVQGLGQALLQGYASAAREQIDLKEFDAAEVLVGQGETSFPDDALWMELQAEIETGRSSSRRRLGAY; this comes from the coding sequence ATGGCGGACTTCGAGTTACCAGGGTACGAAATCTACGAGCGTTTAGGGCGGGGCGGTATGGCGTCGGTCTATCGTGCCCTGCACCTCAACCTCGATCGTGAGGTGGCGATCAAGGTCATGGATCCGTCCATGAACGCCGACGAGAGCTTTTCGGAGCGCTTTATCCGCGAGGCGAGAATTTCGGCGCGCCTGACCCATCCGCATATCCTGCAGATTTACGACGTTAATACCTTTGAAGGCCTGAATTATATCGCCATGGAATTGCTGCCGGGTGGAGAGCTCGCAGATTTTATTCACGGCGAGATTCAGCAGCAACGGATTTACGAGATCGTGCAGCAAATGACGGACGCGCTCGACTATGCGGCAGGCCGTGGTTATGTGCACCGCGATATCAAGCCCAGCAACATCATGCTGCGCTCTGAGCATGATTTTGTTCTGGCGGACTTCGGTATCGCTCGGGCCGCGAACTCGGGAACCCAGATGACGCAGACCGGGCTGATGGTTGGTACGCCCAGTTATATGAGTCCGGAACAGGCCAAGGGGCACGAGGTCGATGGTCGCTCTGACCTCTATGCGCTGGCCGTACTTATCTACGAAATGCTCACCAAGACCTTGCCCTATGAGTCAGAATCAGCGGTAACCACGGCGGTAAAGCATCTTACAGAAGATATTCCGACGCTCCCGGAGAATCTTGCTGCCTACCAGGACTTCATCAACAAGGGCCTGGCCAAAGCGGCAGACGATCGTTTCCAGACCGGGCGTGAGCTCTACGACTTCATGATGGAAGCGAGTTCTGGCTTCGCCCCTGACGATGTTCTTACTGAGGCCGCAGAACCGCGCAAGCCCAGCCCATCTTCAGCACCTGCAGATGAGAACGACAAGACTTCGCTGGCGGGCTTTGAGGCAACACGTCTCAGTCAGTCATCCGGGCCCGCGGTATCGGCCCCTGGTTCGCAATCGCGCCCCTATCGTCTGGAAAACTCGCTACAGCGTGAACGCATGGTGAGTGGTACTTACGCGGAGGGTGGGTCTACCAAGAAGTCGGGTGGCGGTGCACTCAAGTGGCTGGTAGCGGTGTTAGTCACCGTTGGGCTCGGTGCCGGTGGCTATTTCTGGTTGCAGGAGCAGCAGGGTGGCTCAGTCAAGGATCGACGCAATGCAACGGCGGAACTGGCAACGGCATACAGCGCCATGAATGCCAACGACCTGCAGGGCGCTGCGAGTGCCTTTTTCAAGGTGCTGAGCCAGGATCGAAATAATGCTGCCGCTTCCGCGGGGATGGCGCAGGTGGAAGAGCTGTATACCGAACAGTTAGAGGCTGCGCTCAGCGCCGGTGACATCGACCTGTCGAAAAAGCTGCTCGACAGTTTTACCGGTTACTTCGCCAACAACCTGAACCTCGAACGGTACACCGCGGAGGTGGCCCTGCTCGAGGAGGAGCAGAATCTCGCGGCGGAGCAGGCCGCCTTTGCGACGGCGCAGGCAGAAACTGCGGCCATTGAGGAGCGTTGGGCCCCTTTCACTGAAGAGCAAAAACAGACTTTTCTGACGAGCATCGTTGCGGCCAAAGCGGCGCTCGAAAGCGGCGAGTTGGAGCTGGCGGCATCCTCTCTCGCGGAAGCTGCATCCATTGATGAAGAAGCGCCAGAACTCACGCCACTGCTGGGCCAGCTTGAAGTAGCGCAGGATGAAGTGGCCGCTGAGACTGCAGCGCTGGCGGCGGCGCAACAGCAGCAGGTCGATGAATTACTGCAGCAAGCTGAGGCCGCAGCAGCCGAAGGCGATTTCGAGGCGGCTCGTGCAGCTGTTAGTTCTTCTCTGGCATTGTTGCCTGAAAGCGCCAGCGCACAGGAAATGCGCGACTCTCTGGGTTCACTGGAATCGAGCTGGAACGAAAAAATTGCTGCCGAAGAGCGAGCTGCCAAGGCGGAGCAGGACAGGGCCCAGCGCCAGCGTGAAGAGCAAGAGCGACAGCAGCAGGCCATCGCCGGGGCGGAAGCTACTGCCGCCAAGGGCATGCGCGCTCTGGAGAGCGGCACGCTGGATGTGGCGCAGGCAGCCTATGACGAGGTATCCGTTCAGTTCGGTGAGGTGGCGGCCGTCCAGGGTTTGGGCCAGGCCCTGCTGCAGGGCTATGCTTCTGCAGCCCGGGAACAGATTGATCTGAAGGAATTCGATGCAGCTGAAGTGCTCGTCGGGCAGGGCGAAACGAGCTTCCCTGACGACGCTTTGTGGATGGAATTGCAGGCCGAGATCGAAACCGGCCGTTCCAGCTCTCGTCGCCGCCTGGGCGCCTACTGA
- a CDS encoding LysE family translocator — protein MDIGQWLSLAGICLLGAMSPGPSLAVVVNAALQSGRNAGVIAAVCHGVATGLYGLLTVTGLAVLIARSPAVFLAIQLAGAFYLIYLGVKSLRSQGSGALTAQAKTDNRGAAVSGFLVAFLNPKLAIFMLALFAQFLRPDADVVEKGIMAVTVGVVDGAWYCLMALLVSHPLFFERLRSNSRKIDRLFGVILIALALTVLYRALAAA, from the coding sequence ATGGATATTGGCCAGTGGCTGTCCCTGGCTGGTATCTGCCTGTTGGGCGCAATGTCGCCCGGGCCGAGTCTGGCCGTCGTCGTTAATGCCGCCCTGCAGAGCGGGCGCAATGCAGGCGTGATCGCAGCTGTGTGTCATGGGGTGGCCACCGGGCTATACGGCCTGCTCACGGTTACCGGCCTCGCGGTGCTGATAGCGCGCTCGCCCGCGGTTTTCCTTGCCATTCAACTCGCCGGCGCCTTCTACCTGATTTATCTGGGCGTTAAATCCCTGCGCAGTCAAGGCTCTGGCGCCCTCACCGCGCAGGCTAAAACCGACAACCGCGGTGCCGCAGTGAGCGGTTTCCTGGTCGCATTCCTCAACCCCAAACTCGCCATCTTCATGCTGGCTCTGTTTGCACAGTTTCTGCGACCCGATGCAGACGTCGTCGAGAAAGGCATCATGGCTGTCACCGTCGGAGTGGTCGACGGTGCCTGGTACTGCCTGATGGCGCTGCTGGTGTCTCACCCGCTGTTCTTTGAGCGCCTGCGCAGCAATAGCCGGAAGATTGATAGGCTTTTCGGTGTCATCCTGATCGCACTGGCTCTTACAGTGCTGTACCGCGCCCTCGCCGCTGCGTGA
- a CDS encoding GMC family oxidoreductase, producing MATSKEFDYIIVGAGSAGCALAYRLSREASRKVLLLEAGGKDSFPMIHIPLGFAFMMKNPKVNWCYETEPETQMHNRRITFPRGKVLGGTSCINGMVYIRGQREDYDGWAAQGNSGWSYDEVLPYFKRSEHRAEGANEFHGQGGPLWVENPPMEEKLELADIFVQAAVQTGLPFNEDFNGACQEGAGDYQTNICKGKRQSAAKTFLKACENRPNLHIATGALAEKILLEEGRAVGVRYSTSGKNAETVEARTKGEVILCGGVINSPQLLELSGIGNPEVLEKAGIEVQHPLPGVGENMQDHLTINVQQGINGLQTFYEETRPLSLIGNVIKYFTRGKGLLAHPAAQIGVFFRSSDDEKTPNAQIHFAPAASEPDAKGNLKPTPGTTATVCNLRPESRGSVHIRSADPKQHPIIHANYLDTEKDRQVLIDALRKVRGIFRAPALAGNLGTEFRPGPEVESDEEILSYIRAEAESVYHPVGTCKMGSGEAAVVDERLRVHGIAGLRVADAAIMPNIISGNTHAPAVMIAEKCADMLLQDAGVRVTLPEGLESDSQASPRSPAALKAVAN from the coding sequence ATGGCCACATCAAAAGAATTCGATTACATCATCGTCGGTGCTGGTTCAGCCGGCTGCGCCCTCGCCTACCGCCTGTCCCGGGAAGCGAGTCGCAAGGTATTGCTGCTGGAGGCCGGCGGCAAAGACAGCTTCCCCATGATCCACATACCGCTGGGCTTCGCCTTCATGATGAAGAACCCCAAGGTGAACTGGTGCTACGAAACCGAGCCTGAAACCCAGATGCACAATCGCCGGATAACCTTTCCGCGCGGCAAGGTGCTCGGCGGTACCAGTTGTATCAACGGCATGGTTTACATCCGCGGGCAGCGCGAGGACTACGACGGCTGGGCGGCGCAAGGCAACAGCGGCTGGTCATACGATGAGGTACTACCCTACTTCAAACGCTCCGAACACCGGGCCGAAGGCGCCAATGAGTTCCACGGCCAGGGGGGGCCATTGTGGGTAGAGAACCCGCCGATGGAAGAGAAGCTGGAGCTCGCTGATATCTTTGTCCAGGCAGCGGTTCAGACCGGCCTGCCTTTCAACGAAGATTTCAACGGCGCCTGCCAGGAAGGCGCCGGCGACTACCAGACCAATATCTGCAAGGGCAAACGCCAGAGCGCAGCGAAGACTTTTCTCAAAGCCTGTGAAAACCGGCCAAACCTCCATATCGCTACCGGCGCTCTGGCAGAGAAAATCCTGCTTGAAGAAGGGCGAGCCGTTGGGGTTCGCTACAGCACCTCAGGCAAGAATGCTGAAACTGTTGAAGCGCGCACCAAGGGTGAAGTCATCCTGTGCGGCGGTGTTATCAATTCTCCGCAACTTCTGGAGCTGTCCGGTATCGGTAATCCGGAAGTACTGGAAAAAGCCGGCATTGAAGTCCAGCACCCATTACCTGGTGTGGGCGAGAATATGCAGGATCATCTCACTATCAATGTTCAGCAGGGGATCAACGGCCTGCAAACCTTCTACGAGGAAACCCGGCCGCTCTCTCTCATCGGCAATGTCATTAAGTACTTCACCCGTGGCAAAGGGCTATTGGCCCACCCGGCTGCGCAGATCGGCGTATTCTTCCGTAGCAGCGACGATGAGAAAACACCCAATGCGCAGATCCATTTCGCGCCAGCAGCGAGTGAGCCAGACGCAAAGGGTAACCTTAAGCCCACCCCCGGAACTACAGCGACTGTGTGTAATCTCCGGCCCGAAAGTCGTGGCAGCGTACACATCCGCAGCGCCGACCCGAAGCAACATCCGATTATTCACGCCAACTACCTGGACACCGAGAAAGATCGGCAGGTTCTGATTGATGCGTTGCGCAAGGTCCGAGGCATCTTTCGCGCCCCTGCCCTGGCAGGAAACCTGGGCACGGAGTTTCGCCCCGGCCCCGAGGTCGAATCGGATGAAGAGATTCTGTCCTACATCCGCGCCGAGGCAGAATCGGTCTACCACCCTGTGGGTACCTGCAAGATGGGCAGCGGCGAAGCCGCGGTGGTCGACGAACGGCTTCGCGTCCATGGTATCGCCGGTTTGCGCGTGGCGGACGCCGCTATCATGCCCAACATCATCTCCGGCAACACCCACGCCCCCGCCGTTATGATTGCCGAAAAATGCGCCGACATGCTGCTGCAGGATGCCGGCGTTCGCGTCACCCTGCCCGAGGGGCTGGAATCCGATTCGCAGGCTTCGCCCCGTTCGCCCGCTGCGTTAAAAGCCGTCGCCAACTAA